GGGTCCGTGCCGCCGGGGACGACGGCCGACATTCAACTACCCGTAACTGTCAGAGGAAAGCCATGGCGCTGAAAAATATTCTCTTGTTGGGCGGTAGCGGTTTCGTCGGCGGGCATATTGCCCACCTCCTGTCCAACCAGGGTGGTCTGCGGATCACCATTCCCACCCGCCGTCTGGAACGCTCCCGGGATCTCCTGCCTTTGCCCGGGGTGCATCTGGTGGAGGCGGACATCAACGACCCGGGAGTGCTCCTGTCCCTGGTCAAAGGCCAGGACGCAGTTATCAATCTGGTGGGGATTCTCCATAGCGACAGCGCCCAGCCCTACGGCAAAGCCTTTGCCCGAGCCCATGTGGCCCTGCCCAAGAAGGTGGTGGCGGCCATGAAACAGGCCGGGGTGCGCCGTCTGCTGCACATGAGCGCCCTGAAGGCCGATCCCCAGGGGCCCTCCGAATACCTGCGCTCCAAGGGAGAAGGGGAGGCGGTGGTGCTGGCCGCCAAGGACGACCTGGAGGTGACCGTCTTCCGGCCTTCGGTGATTTTCGGCCAGGGGGATTCCTTCCTCACCACCTTCGCCCGTCTGCTGCGCAAGGCGCCCCTGTTCCCCCTGGGCTATCCCTTTGCCCGCTTCCAGCCCGTATTTGTGGAAGATGTGGCCCGGGCCTTCGTGGACAGCCTGGAAGATCCGGCCAGCTATGGCCGCAGTTTCGACCTTTGCGGTCCCCAGATTTACACCCTGCGCCAGCTGGTGGAATACGTGGGCAAGGTGACCGGTTACCCCCGGCCCGTGGTGCGTCTGCCGGAACTTGTGGCCTACCTCCAGGCCGGGCTTATGGCCCTAGCGCCCCGGCCCCTCATGTCCCCGGACAACCTGCGTTCCCTCCAGGTGGATAACGTGGCGGAAGGCCGGGACCGGGCTCCCGCCGGGTGGCTGCCCACGGCCCTGGAGGCGGTGGGTCCGGCCTATCTGAATCCCCACGTGGGCCACGCCAAGCTGGACAGCTATCGCTACCGGGCGCGCCGCTAGGCCGCCTGCCCCTGCCACCGGAACGGAGAACCCCATGCTTAAGCTGGTTATCGGCGACAAGAAGTTTTCTTCCTGGTCTTTGCGACCCTGGCTGCTGCTCAAACAGGCGGGCATTCCCTTTGAGGAACTCCCGGTACGCCTGCGCCAGGCCGATACGGGAGAACAAATCCGCCGTTATTCCCCCTCGGGCAAGGTGCCCCTGCTTATGGACGGGGCGACCCGGGTCTGGGATTCCCTGGCCATCTGTGAATATGTGGCCGAACTGGCGGCGGACCGCTGGCTGCCCCTGTGGCCGGAAGACCGGGCTGCCCGGGCTCGGGCCCGTTCCGTGAGCGCGGAAATGCATTCCGGCTTTCCCGCCCTGCGCACCCACATGGGCATGGACGTGGGGGCCCGCCTCCCCGGACAGGGCCGGGACCCGGAGGCTTTGAAGGATGTGGCCCGGGTGGTGGAGATCTGGACCGGCTGCCGGCAGGAATTTGGCCAGGCGGCCAACGGCCCCTTCCTCTTCGGCGCCTTTTCCGTGGCCGACGCCATGTTTGCCCCCGTGGCCTTCCGCTTCCAGACCTATGGGGTGGAATTGCCCCCGGTGGCGGCGACCTACCGGGATGCCCTTCTGGCCCTGCCGGCCATGCAGGAATGGGCGGCCGCCGCCCAGGCGGAAGGAGCCTGACCGGGTGGATATCTACATTGTGGGGGGCGCCGTCCGGGACGGCCTGCTCGGTCTACCCGTTCAGGACCGGGATTTCGTAGTGGTGGGGGCAACCCCGGAACAAATGCTGGCGGCGGGCTACCGGCCCGTGGGCAAGGATTTTCCCGTGTTTCTCCACCCCACTAGCCATGAGGAATACGCCCTGGCCCGCACGGAGCGCAAGACGGGCCGGGGCTACCACGGCTTCGCCTTCCACGCCGACCCGGACGTCACTCTGGAAGAGGACCTGGCCCGCCGGGACCTGACCATCAACGCCATCGCCCAGGCCCCGGACGGCACCTATATCGATCCCTACGGCGGTCTGGCCGACCTGAAGGCCCGGGTGCTGCGCCATGTGGGCCCGGCCTTTGTGGAAGACCCGGTGCGCATTCTGCGCCTGGCCCGCTTTGCCGCCCGCTTCACGGAATTTTCCGTGGCCCCGGAAACCTTCGCCCTCATGGGCACCATGGTGGCCAATGGGGAAGTGGATCATCTGGTGCCGGAACGGGTCTGGCAGGAGCTGGCCAAGGGCCTCATGGAAGCCCGGCCGTCCCGCATGATCCAGGTGCTGCGCCAGTGCGGCGCCCTGGCCCGGCTGCTGCCCGAGGTGGACCGGCTCTACGGGGTGCCCCAGCGGGCCGACTATCACCCGGAAGTGGATACGGGGGTCCATCTGGAGCTGGTGCTGGATACCGCCGCCGCCCGGGGCGAACCCCTGCCCGTGCGCTTTGCCGCCCTGACCCACGACCTGGGCAAGGGCACCACCCCGGCGGACATCCTGCCCCGGCACATCGGCCACGAAGCCCGTAGTCTGGAGCTGCTGGAAGGGGTCTGCGCCCGCCTGCGGGTGCCCACGGACTGCCGGGATCTGGCCCGGCTGGTGGCCCGCTACCACAGCGATGTGCATCGGGTGGCCGACCTGAAGGCCACCACCCTGGTGAAACTCCTGGAGCAGGCCGATGCCCTGCGCCGTCCCCAGCGCTTTGACCAGCTCCTGGCCGCCTGCACCTGTGATTTCCTGGGCCGGGGCGGGGATTGGCCCACCCGTCCCTATCCGTCTCCCGATCGGCTGCGCCACGCCTTGGCCGCCGTCCAGACCGTGGATGCGGCTGCCATCGCCAAGGCCTGCCCCGATCCTCGGCAGATCCCGGAACACCTGCACCGGGCCCGGGTGGCGGCGGTGAGCCAGGCCCTGGCCGACTTTCCGGCCTGAAGGGGCTGCCCGAGCCCTATGGGATGAGCCGGAGGGTGCCCCATTGCCCCGGCAAAGCGGGGGCGGCGGAGTCTGTTTCTAGCCGCCTCGCCACCGTGTTAAATTGCTCCTTGGGCCGCGAGGATTCCCCCGTGGCCCTCCCAAAAAAGGAGCGGGCCATGGATCAGGGCAAATCTCAACGCCGCCGCCGCCCGGTGTGGCTTACCTGGCTGCTGGCCGCCGGTCTGGCCCTTCTCTGGGGCACCGCCCCGGCCCAGGCCCTCTATAAAACCGTGGGACCGGACGGCCGGGTGACCTACACGGACCACCCGCCGGGCAACGCCAAAGCCAAGCCCCTATCCACCGGGAACCCCACCCTAAGCTACTCCCCGGGGGCCACCGCCAACCCCTCCTCCCCCAGCGCCCGTTCCCGGATCGGGGCCGTTACCCTCTATTCCGCCGTCTGGTGCGGCTACTGCCGCCAGGCCAAAGCCTATTTGGGCAGCCACGGCATCGCCTACCGGGAAGTGGACGTGGAATCCCCCAGCGGCGCCGCCGATTTCGCCCGAGCAGGCGGGGGGCGGGGCATCCCCCTCCTGGTCGCCGGCGGCCAGCAAATCCGAGGTTATTCCCCGGCCTCCTACGACGCGTTGTTTGGGCGCTGAGGCTCCCCCAAAAGCCGAAAAGCGATGGGCCGGATGCCTTTGGCCATTTTTTCTGCGCTATTTTTGCCGGATTGAAGCTTGGCGTTTTCCTTGGGGAAGGCTGTATTCCTAACAATATGTGACGAAAGTCACATTATTCCCATGCCATAAGGGGCAGGTTACAATGCCGCCTTTCATGCAATTGGTATGTTGGTATGAAATCCCTGGCGGAGCTATTGGAGAGTTACGGAAGCGGGTATTTGCAGGCGGGGCGGCAGTTCGGGTTGCAACTGGGGGATGGCCAAGTCTGGTCGGAACGGCTGTTACCCCACGCTCTGGAAGGGGAAGAAGGTCTCTCCCAGTCCTACCGCTACCGGGTGGAATGCCTGTCCCCGGACGTGGGTCTGGAACTCAAAAGCCTCCTGGGCTTAGCCGCCGCCCTGACGGTGGAAGGCCAGGATGGGGCCCCGGTGGTGCGCTGCGGCGTGGTCAGCGGTGCCGAAGCCCTGGCCAGTGACGGGGGCTTCGCCCGCTATGCCCTGACCCTGGAACCGCCCCTGGCCCTGCTCAAGCTCCGCCACACCAGCCGGGTCTTCCAGGACCTCACCCCAGACGCCATCATCCGCCAGATCCTGGACGAACACCGGGCCGCCAACCCGGTCTTTGCCGCCCAGCAACAGCTGGACTTCCACCTGACCCAGCCCCTCTCCCCCCGCAGCTACTGTCTCCAGTACCGGGAGACCGACTACGACTTCATCGTCCGCCTGCTCCACGAAGAAGGATTGGCCTGGCGCTTTGACCATAGCCAGGAAGGTACGCCCCACGTCACCCTGGTGGCCTTCGACGATCCCTATGCGGTCCCGGCCGCCCCCCTGGAGCGGGTACGCTTCCACCGCAGCGACGCCACGGAGCAAGAAGACGGCCTCAGCCACTGGGAAAGCCAGCGCCAGGTGGTCTCCAGCAAAGTGAGCCTGGCCAGCTTCGACTACCAGCCTGTCACCACCCTGCAAGGAGGGGATGGGAGCCACGTGGAACAGGGAAAAGACGGCCAGGCCGCCGGCACCACCCTGGAAGACTACGACCCCCAAAGCCTCTACTACGCCCAAGACCCGGATCAGCTGGAACGCTACGCCCGCCTGCGCCAACAGGCCCATGACCGGAGCGCCAAGGCCTTCACCGGCCAGGGCACGGTGCGGGGCCTTCTGGCGGGTCAATGGTTCCGCCTGGACGACCACCCGGCCCTGGACGGGAAGGGCAGCGACCAGCGGGAATTCGTGGTTACCCGGCAACAGTTCGCGGCCAGGAACAACCTGCCCGGAGAACTGGCCCAGCAACTGCCCCCCAGCCTTTTGGGGCAAAGCGCCCTGACCAGCCCCACCGCCGGCACCTCAGGCGCCGGGAGCCTCTCCCCCACAGAAGCCCAGCCCTTCCAGACCCACCTCACCGCCCAGCGCCGGGGCCTCCCCCTCACCCCGGCCTATGCCCACAGCGACCAGGCCAAACCCACGGCCCGGGGCGCCCAGACCGCCACCGTGGTGGGCCCCTCGGGGGAAGAAGTGCATACGGACGCCCAGGGCCGCATCAAGGTCCAGTTCCACTGGCAACGGCCCGACGAACACCCCACCGTGGGGGCCAATCGGGACGACACCTCCAGCTGCTGGCTCCGGGTCGCCATGCCCAGCGCCGGGGCCGCCTGGGGCCACCAGTTCATTCCCCGCATCGGCCAGGAAGTGCTGGTGGACTTCCTGGAAGGGGACATTGACCGGCCCCTCATCACCGGGGTGCTCTATAACGGCAGCCACCTTCCCCCCACCTTCAGCGGCGCCGGCACCCTCCCCGCCAACAAAACCCTCTCCGGCATCAAGAGTAAGGAACACCAGGGGGGCCAATACAACGAACTGCTCTTCGACGACACCCCGGGGGAAGTGCGGGCCAAACTCTCCAGCGAACACGGCAAAACCCAGCTCAACCAGGGCTTCCTCACCCATCCCCGGACCGAGGGCAAAGCCACGCCCCGGGGAGATGGCTTTGAACTGCGCACCGACCGGCAAGGCGCCCTAAGGGCGGGCCAGGGCCTGCTCCTCAGCACCGAAACCCAGGCCAACGCTGGCGGCAAACAACTGGCCCGGAGCGGCATCCAGCACCAACTGGAAAGCGCCCTGGCCCTAAGCCAGGCCCTGGGCGAAAACGCCACCCATCAGCTAGCGGATACGGTGGAAACGGGCCCGGAACAAATTCAGCCCAACAACGCCAAGGCCAGCAAAACCCCCACGGGCCACCTGCACCACCAGGTCAGCGCCTTGAAAGCCTGGGAAGGGGGCAGCAACACGGACCCGGAAGGGAAAACCGCCCAGGACCAGACCGGGCGCCAGCCCCTCATGATCCTCTCCGCCCCCGGGGGCCTGGCTGCCGGCACGGAACAGAGCGCCACGGTGAGTGCCGGCACCAACCTGGACCTGATCGCCCAACGGGACACCCAACAAACCTCGGGCCGCCGCTGGCTCCACAACGTGGGCCAACACATCAGCCTCTTCGTCGCCGGAGTGAAAGATCAGATCGCCCTCAAGCTTATTGCGGCCAAGGGCAAGGTCCAGGTGCAGGCTCAGAGCGATGCTTTGGAAATTACGGCGGATAAGGATGTCACCATTACTTCCTGTAAGAATCGGGTCGTTGTGGCAGCAAAAGAAGAAATTCTTCTGGCCTGTGGAGGGGGGTATATCCGCATCAAGGGAGGCAACATTGATATCCATTGTCCTGGAAGTTCAAGTTTCAAGGCGGGGAATTATTTGCTTACCGGACCAACAAACTTGGGTTATCCCTTGCCGTGGTTTAAAACAACCCACGCCTATAGTGTGCAATTCAAGATAAAGAACAAACTTGGTGAAATTCAAAAGAATATGCCATATAAAATGTACAGCAAAACGGGGCTGGAATATGTAGGGAAGACAGACAATGAGGGCATGACAAAAAGGATATACGCAGAGAAAAATTTAAGTTTTTTTTTGGAGCAGATCTATCCGAAATCAACAGATACAGATGACATTAAAGAACGAACGGAAAGGTTTTATGATGATGACTCCAATTGAGAAAGAAAGAACAGACAAAGATCATACAAAAACAAAAGACGCTGTAATAATATGTGCATGTAATAGAGAGCTAACTCTGGAAGAATTATCTTCCATTTATTCAGAGCAAAGTAAGAAAAGAGTGGCGATCTTCATAAAAAGCATAAATGAAACAATGCAAAAATATGGGATAGATACGTGCATGAGGAAAGCTCATTTTTTAGCCCAAATTGGTCATGAATCTGGTAGGTTGCAGTTCACAGCAGAAGTGCTTAAAAAAAATCAGAATGAAAATGACGTTTATGATGGATACAAGGGGCGTGGGCTAATACAATTAACTTATAAGAAGTCGTATGTTGATTATGGTAATTACTTGGGGATTGATTTAACGGGTAACAATAAAGTCAAGCTAGAGTCGCCAGGGCTTGCAACCGATTCGGCGGGTTGGTTTTGGACATTAGCAAAAAGTACAAATATAAATTCATTAGCTGACGCTAATGATTTTATTGCAATTACATTAAAAATAAACGGCGGCCTTAATGGGTATAATGACCGTTTGTTAATTTTACAAAAAGCTGCTAGAACTATAGGCCTTGATGTGTGCAAAACATTACAGCCACTAAGGGAATATCTTCCTGATGTTGCGGATACTGCACTATCCACGAAAGAATATAGCATTGTTGATAGTTCAGAATACCCTAATGCTAGAAGCTGCTTTGCATGGGGCTATTGGCACGACAATTCAAAAAAGACTAGCGGGACTAACAAAGACAACAAAAACGCGGTCATTGGCTATTCGAGATTTTTAAAACTTACAGAGAATAAGCCTTATACAAAGCGCGCATTTGGTTTGGCTCCAGAGCAAATGGTGGATATTGCAAATAATTACATCAAAGAAAATGAAAAAAAAATCAAATAACCTAATTGTTTTAAATTTAATGCTTTTTTTATTTAGCACATCTTCACTTGCGGTGGAAATACAAAAAAAAATTCCGGCAGTAATAGTCGACGGAAAATTAAAAACACCGGATTTTGTGCAATATTTTCAGGATAAAAAAAGAGTACCTTCATGTTATATAGAAGGTGAGGATATGAAGCGCGTTAACATTATTATATTCGATGATGATGACGACCAAGATTATTCAAACTGCAACGGGATATTTCCTCCGAAAATTATTTTTCATAATGGCGTCACATATGCAGTGTTTGAGTTTTTGGAAGAAGAGACTAAAGGAGTGATATCAAGTCACTACTTTTATGTAAAGCTTAAGCCTAATGGCTTTGATTACTGTAATAATAGCGAAGAGCTTTCGATGCGGGTAAAAATAAATAAATCCACAAAGGCGTCTAACGTGGAGGCTCTATCCTCATTAGGGTGCTCTACCGATCCCCAATAGGTGTGTGCCCCATGTTTCTAAGAAAGGTTTTGTCGGCTACGTTTGGACTACCTTTTTTCCGTTGAGACGCCACGCATTTTGGTGTGCCTCTACTCCGAAGTCACTGTATGGGTTGTACGCGTTAATTGGGAAGGACTCTGATGGTGGTGTATATGGGATGCGTAGCATATCCAAAAAAAATCAAAAAAATGGTCTGGTAATATTATTTCTTTGATATTGGGAGGTGCTTCTTCCAATAATTAAAAAAACTATTTTTGGGTAATGGATGCCGACATAGCCCAGGGCGAAACGGATCGCCATACCCCGAGCCATATGGCATCGTCTGGTGACCGAGTGGATGCCCAATACGTCGTTCAGCCTGGAGACACCCTGGGGAAGATTGGAAAAATCTTCAAAGTCAGTGCGGAGAAAATTAACAGCGCCAAATATCTCAAAGACCTTAATCGGATTTACTCCGGTCAACGGATTATTATTCCTACCTCGAGAAATGCTGCAGTTTCTATCGCGGTGCCACCTCCGGCATCTAAGCCCTCACCCCAGAGCACTCCAGCCCCTACAACGCCAGCGAGGAGCAAGGAGGGAAAAAGGAAATGGTAGCTGACCAAAAAAGAGCTCCATGGATGGAAGTTGCCGTAGCGGAGGCAAAAAAATGGGCAGGTTATTTCGAGAGCCAGAGAGCCTTCCTTGAGAAGAAAAAGAAAGCAGAAAAGAAAGGGGGGGCTACCCCTATTGGTGTGATCCCAATTAATTATCATAAAGAAGTAGGGGTTGGAATAAAAAATGCCTCTTTAGGGAATACCGCGTGGTGTGCTTCGTTTGCCAATTATTGCCTAAAAAGTGCTAATTATGAGTATGAGTTGAGTGCAAGTTCTAGGTTTCCTGTTCATAGTAAAAAGTTCGTGAAAATTGATAGCCCCGTATATGGTGCGTTGGTTGTGTACAAAAATCCTAAAGAGCCAAAAAAAGGGCATGTGGCATTTGTGTACAATAAAATAGAAAAAGGAGATATTGCTGTTTTAGGGGGCAACCAAGGAGATGCGATAACGATTAATGGCGATGCCGCGGTTTACGATGCCATTTTGCACTACGAGAAACTTGGATATTTTGTGCCCGCATCCTATTTGAAATATGCCGAAAGTGTTTTGGCTAAGGGCGGGGATCTTGGATCTCCGGTACCTATAAATAAACTAAGAGAACTTTTGTTTGGGCGGAATGGCGGGGATACTTTGAGGACTGAGTAGCATGAGATATTTATACGTAATATTTTTTATATTTTATTGGGTTGATGCGTTTGCGCAAGATGCTTCTGAGTTGCTTTCGTATGATGAATATATTGGTATAAAAAAAATAATGTTTTCTAGTGACGGGAAATGTGACATTGATAAAGTGCTTGCTTCGTCAAAAATTCTTAACGTTCCGGATTATTATTATGAGCTTGGGGATGATTCATCAGCAGGGTACCCTTTAAGTAAAATGAAGCGCTCTGCGCTATGCTTAATATCAATTAGCTCAGATATGTCATTTATTGGGCCAAAAAAAATATCGAAGAAAATTAATCCGGATCCATATGCATATAATCATGATGTATATGAAGTCTTCCCGAAAGGGAAATTAGTGGCAGAAATAATATTTATGCCGCCAATGAGACTAAGAAAATTATGCGATGAAAATGGTATTCCGGCTATTAATGTTTCTTTTAAAAAGAAAAATGGAAAGCTGGTGCGGGTTATAGGGTATGATCCATATTTGTCAAGGTGCGCATTGGATGTTGCAAAGAAAATCAAATAATGGATCCTTAAGTGCTCGACGAACTACACAATTACTAATAATGCCGTCCGTTGGTTTTTTATGTTAGAAAATCATGTTTGATGCGATTTTGAGCAAAAGGCTTGTTAAGAGCTTGTGTGAGATATTGGTTCTATTTTCTATTTCCTTATTCGCTTTCTCTGGAGAACGAGGCTATCGCATAGTGTTTTATGATTTGTCGGTAAATGGTTTTCACGATAGCCAATTTTATAATTATAGAGAGAATTTTTGGGGGCGAGAAAAAGATAAGTGCTGGAATAAACGTTCGGGAGGAGGTATTGATGTGGCTTATTATAAAAAGCCTGTGCGTGGTATTGACGGAGCTTCGGCTAAAGAGGTGGTTGATGGATCAAGCCAGCGGGCACTAAAAATATTAAGGGAAAGGCTTCGTGGATATAAGGATGACTTGGTGTCTCAAGGGTTTGATGGGGTTATTATAATAAACAAAAGTGGTAACAGAATTTATGCATATGGGCCTGTTTCCGGAGCAATTTCTGTTCCGTATAATAAAAATACGAGTATGCCGAGATTCGACTATTTGATATGCAAAGCATCTGCCGCGTTTGATGAAGACTATCAGCCGTGATTTTTTTGCATGGGGTGACTTGCAGTGGTAACGCTGCTTCACTCTAAAGGACAGCTGCGTGATGGCTACTTAAGTAGCCTTTCTTTAGGAGGATGTGTGAGGTATGTAATTGCCGTGTTATTGCTGTGTATTAGTTCTATTTCCCTGTCTGGGGAAAGAGGATATTACGTTGT
This sequence is a window from Azospira inquinata. Protein-coding genes within it:
- a CDS encoding glutathione S-transferase family protein, giving the protein MLKLVIGDKKFSSWSLRPWLLLKQAGIPFEELPVRLRQADTGEQIRRYSPSGKVPLLMDGATRVWDSLAICEYVAELAADRWLPLWPEDRAARARARSVSAEMHSGFPALRTHMGMDVGARLPGQGRDPEALKDVARVVEIWTGCRQEFGQAANGPFLFGAFSVADAMFAPVAFRFQTYGVELPPVAATYRDALLALPAMQEWAAAAQAEGA
- a CDS encoding CHAP domain-containing protein gives rise to the protein MVADQKRAPWMEVAVAEAKKWAGYFESQRAFLEKKKKAEKKGGATPIGVIPINYHKEVGVGIKNASLGNTAWCASFANYCLKSANYEYELSASSRFPVHSKKFVKIDSPVYGALVVYKNPKEPKKGHVAFVYNKIEKGDIAVLGGNQGDAITINGDAAVYDAILHYEKLGYFVPASYLKYAESVLAKGGDLGSPVPINKLRELLFGRNGGDTLRTE
- a CDS encoding complex I NDUFA9 subunit family protein — encoded protein: MALKNILLLGGSGFVGGHIAHLLSNQGGLRITIPTRRLERSRDLLPLPGVHLVEADINDPGVLLSLVKGQDAVINLVGILHSDSAQPYGKAFARAHVALPKKVVAAMKQAGVRRLLHMSALKADPQGPSEYLRSKGEGEAVVLAAKDDLEVTVFRPSVIFGQGDSFLTTFARLLRKAPLFPLGYPFARFQPVFVEDVARAFVDSLEDPASYGRSFDLCGPQIYTLRQLVEYVGKVTGYPRPVVRLPELVAYLQAGLMALAPRPLMSPDNLRSLQVDNVAEGRDRAPAGWLPTALEAVGPAYLNPHVGHAKLDSYRYRARR
- a CDS encoding multifunctional CCA addition/repair protein; translation: MDIYIVGGAVRDGLLGLPVQDRDFVVVGATPEQMLAAGYRPVGKDFPVFLHPTSHEEYALARTERKTGRGYHGFAFHADPDVTLEEDLARRDLTINAIAQAPDGTYIDPYGGLADLKARVLRHVGPAFVEDPVRILRLARFAARFTEFSVAPETFALMGTMVANGEVDHLVPERVWQELAKGLMEARPSRMIQVLRQCGALARLLPEVDRLYGVPQRADYHPEVDTGVHLELVLDTAAARGEPLPVRFAALTHDLGKGTTPADILPRHIGHEARSLELLEGVCARLRVPTDCRDLARLVARYHSDVHRVADLKATTLVKLLEQADALRRPQRFDQLLAACTCDFLGRGGDWPTRPYPSPDRLRHALAAVQTVDAAAIAKACPDPRQIPEHLHRARVAAVSQALADFPA
- a CDS encoding glutaredoxin domain-containing protein; translated protein: MALPKKERAMDQGKSQRRRRPVWLTWLLAAGLALLWGTAPAQALYKTVGPDGRVTYTDHPPGNAKAKPLSTGNPTLSYSPGATANPSSPSARSRIGAVTLYSAVWCGYCRQAKAYLGSHGIAYREVDVESPSGAADFARAGGGRGIPLLVAGGQQIRGYSPASYDALFGR
- a CDS encoding glycoside hydrolase family 19 protein, whose product is MMMTPIEKERTDKDHTKTKDAVIICACNRELTLEELSSIYSEQSKKRVAIFIKSINETMQKYGIDTCMRKAHFLAQIGHESGRLQFTAEVLKKNQNENDVYDGYKGRGLIQLTYKKSYVDYGNYLGIDLTGNNKVKLESPGLATDSAGWFWTLAKSTNINSLADANDFIAITLKINGGLNGYNDRLLILQKAARTIGLDVCKTLQPLREYLPDVADTALSTKEYSIVDSSEYPNARSCFAWGYWHDNSKKTSGTNKDNKNAVIGYSRFLKLTENKPYTKRAFGLAPEQMVDIANNYIKENEKKIK
- a CDS encoding type VI secretion system Vgr family protein, which gives rise to MKSLAELLESYGSGYLQAGRQFGLQLGDGQVWSERLLPHALEGEEGLSQSYRYRVECLSPDVGLELKSLLGLAAALTVEGQDGAPVVRCGVVSGAEALASDGGFARYALTLEPPLALLKLRHTSRVFQDLTPDAIIRQILDEHRAANPVFAAQQQLDFHLTQPLSPRSYCLQYRETDYDFIVRLLHEEGLAWRFDHSQEGTPHVTLVAFDDPYAVPAAPLERVRFHRSDATEQEDGLSHWESQRQVVSSKVSLASFDYQPVTTLQGGDGSHVEQGKDGQAAGTTLEDYDPQSLYYAQDPDQLERYARLRQQAHDRSAKAFTGQGTVRGLLAGQWFRLDDHPALDGKGSDQREFVVTRQQFAARNNLPGELAQQLPPSLLGQSALTSPTAGTSGAGSLSPTEAQPFQTHLTAQRRGLPLTPAYAHSDQAKPTARGAQTATVVGPSGEEVHTDAQGRIKVQFHWQRPDEHPTVGANRDDTSSCWLRVAMPSAGAAWGHQFIPRIGQEVLVDFLEGDIDRPLITGVLYNGSHLPPTFSGAGTLPANKTLSGIKSKEHQGGQYNELLFDDTPGEVRAKLSSEHGKTQLNQGFLTHPRTEGKATPRGDGFELRTDRQGALRAGQGLLLSTETQANAGGKQLARSGIQHQLESALALSQALGENATHQLADTVETGPEQIQPNNAKASKTPTGHLHHQVSALKAWEGGSNTDPEGKTAQDQTGRQPLMILSAPGGLAAGTEQSATVSAGTNLDLIAQRDTQQTSGRRWLHNVGQHISLFVAGVKDQIALKLIAAKGKVQVQAQSDALEITADKDVTITSCKNRVVVAAKEEILLACGGGYIRIKGGNIDIHCPGSSSFKAGNYLLTGPTNLGYPLPWFKTTHAYSVQFKIKNKLGEIQKNMPYKMYSKTGLEYVGKTDNEGMTKRIYAEKNLSFFLEQIYPKSTDTDDIKERTERFYDDDSN